From the Propionispora hippei DSM 15287 genome, the window AAAGCTCGCTCCACCAGTTTTTCCTCCAGCACTTTCTGTCGGCTAATACAAAATTGCTGCCATTGATATTCAAAATCATCGTACTTTATGGTTTTCCCCGACAATTTGCTCTTAACCGGCATATCCAGAAACCGTTGTCCCTCGCCAGCCACAGCAGAATCTTCGCATAAATAATCCAACTCCCGTTCAAACACTTGAGCCAGCAGGGTTATTTCATCCACTTTAATAGGACGTCCGAAAAGTTTTTCCAGTTGCTGATATTTTTTCACCAAAAATCCCCCTAATAAATATTAGATATATCTAATATTTATTTTATTTATCTAATTTTTATTATAACATCTCTAATTTTTAAGTCAATAAATATATCAAATATAACTTTGACCTCTCTAATTTATTTTCATATAATTAAATCAAACTTTAACTTTAGGGGATATTTTATGATTAGTTATAAACCATTTCAGAAGATGCTTATTGATAAAAATCTTAAGAAACAGGAAGTACTAAAACTAGCAGGAATCTCAAACGCTACTATGGCAAAACTTAATACCAATGAATACGTATCTTTAGAAATCATCGATAAAATTTGCGCTGCCCTGAACTGTCAGCCCGGCGAACTTTTGGAATACATTCCCGAGAAACAGGACTAACCTAAAAAAGCAACTAACAATTGAGTACTCCAGAAACATAGGTATATACTATAAAAAAACCTTCCGGCAATCGCCGGAAGGTTTTTTTGATGCGGGGGCCGTCCACCTACTCCACCCTATCAGTTGTTTCATCCATTCAGCCCAGACTACGGACCAATTCTAAAAAACTTCTGTCAGGAGGCATCGTGTTTTTTAGTAGAAATCATTCCACTCATGTTCACACTTAGGACACTTTTGACAATGGTCAAAATCATGACCGCAATGCGGGCATTTGTCCCATTTTACATGACATTCATGATGACACTTAGGACAATGATGCGGATACTTATGCTCACACTTTGGACAACAACATTCACAGCAATCCCACTTTATCTCTACCTTCTGTCCTCTTTCCACAGAGCTACTCATTAGAACACTCCTTTACTAAATAATTAGGTTACATAATATAATATTCCTAATAAAGTAAAGGGTGCTACGTTCTTCTACTTTCAAAAAGCTGACATAATATTCCTAAAGCCTTCTCAAAAATGCAGCATCAGGATATCCATGTATTTACAATTTCTGCTTGCATTAACTAACAACACTTTCATCCAGAATAATTTTATCCTAATATTTCCTAATAATTCTATGTATTTCCACTTATTTTATCGTAACGCTCTCCCCGCAGATCCTTTCTATTCCCAGCATATCCGGGTATTTTTTCAACAGGGAAGATGTTTCCCTGAGGAAGCAAAAAATAACTGTTGGTTAATACTGCGAATCAGATGTGGTATATTCCGCTACTGCCCTGTTGCCAGACTTACCGCCATACCTATCACTCAAAGGTCATTGTATCACTAAAAACAA encodes:
- a CDS encoding helix-turn-helix domain-containing protein; amino-acid sequence: MISYKPFQKMLIDKNLKKQEVLKLAGISNATMAKLNTNEYVSLEIIDKICAALNCQPGELLEYIPEKQD